The window CGGCGGATTTACGGCATGGATGCGGACGGCCCGCTGACCTGTGAACTGTCCCAGCTGCACGGAGCGATGATCGTCCGACCGTCGGGTGTCCTGGACGTCCGCACCTATCCGGTGCTGCGTGATGTGCTGCTCAAGTGCGCGGCCGACCAGCCCCGCGCGGTGATCGTCGACCTCGACGAACTCGAGATCGCCAGCGACTACCTGGCCAGCGTGTTCGTCACGGTGTGGCTGCGCGTCTCGCAATGGTCGACGGTGCGGCTGGTGGTGGTTCCCGGACCGGTGCACGCGGAGTTGTCGTGGCGCGGCCCGATGCGACGCTTCCTCACGATCGAGCCCACTGTGCTCGCCGCGCTGGACAACCTCGACGAGCCGGCGCCGCGCCGCCGCACCGAGTTGTGGCTACCGCCTTCGCCACTGAGCGTGCAGCCGGCAACGCGGTTCGTCACCGACACCTGTGCCAACTGGAGCATCGAGCCGCTGACGGCGCCGGCCGCCACCGTGGCCGGCGAGCTCGTCGAAAACGCCGCCGAACACGCCCGTTCACCGGCGCGCCTCCGGCTGGAACTGCGGCTGGGCCGCTTGACCGTCGCCGTCGCCGATGACGACACGCGACCGGTCTCGCTGCCCCGGCCGCGCCCGGAAAGGGGGGAACCGCGCAGCGGCCTGCAGCTTGTCGCGCACTTGGCGCACGCCGCCGGCTGGTCTCGGACGCAGTCCGGCGGCAAGGTGGTCTGGGCCGTACTCCGGCAGCCACGCGTGCGGACACCTTCGGCGATCGACTCGAACAGCGACTGAGCTGCGTGGCACGACACCGTCTTCTCAAAACCACGGCCCTGCGAACCAAGGGCTGTGCCCGCGAGTGTGGGCGTTGCTGCTCGCCACTCTCGGGCTCGAACCCGCCGACGGCATCGGCGATCCACCACGGCCGCCGGCCCGTCCCGCAGGCCCAGGCAGCCGAACCTCGGACCCGGCGAATGTGGTGACCTGAAGTCCACAGTGAACACTGTGCGCCGGCGCACCCGGCAGTGCACTGTTCAGTCACCCCGTCGCAGAGGAACACCGCACCGGAGCGCTCCAGCGTGGGTGCCAGGCGCTCCCCAGGGGGCGCCGGAACCGCTACCACGTGCCCCCGCGGTGACGTGCCCGGAGCACAGTAGTACCGCGGTACTACGGGCGGCGCCGGATTCCCTCCTCCGGTACCACGATCTCCCTCCCCGCCGTCCCTAGCGTTGGGCAGCGAACGGACCGGGCTGTCCGGTCCGGGATCTCAGGGGATGAGCGATGATCGAGGCACACCAGCTGACGAAGCGATACGGGGAAAAGACCGCGGTGGACAGAGTGGACTTCACCGTCCGGCCGGGCACCGTCACCGGATTTCTCGGGCCCAACGGCGCGGGCAAGTCGACCACGATGCGGATGATCGTCGGGCTCGACGCGCCGACCAGTGGCTCGGTCCTGGTCAACGGCCGCCGCTATGCCGAGCACCGCGCGCCGCTGCAGGAAGTCGGGGTTCTGCTCGAGGCCAAGTCGGTGCATCCCGGCCGGTCGGCGTTCGACCACCTGCTCGCGCAGGCCCAGACCCACGGCATTCCCCGGCGGCGGGTGCACGAGGTGATCGAGCTGGCCGGGCTGCAGTCGGTCGCGAAGAAGCGCGCGGGGAACTTCTCGCTCGGGATGGGTCAGCGGCTGGGGATCGCCGCGGCCCTGCTGGGCGACCCGGCGACGGTCATCCTCGACGAGCCGGTCAACGGCCTGGACCCCGAGGGCGTCCTCTGGATCCGCACCCTGCTCACCGACCTCGCCGCCGACGGCCGGACCGTCTTCGTTTCCTCGCACCTCATGAGCGAGATGGCCCTCGTCGCCGAGCACCTCATCGTCGTCGGCCGGGGACGGCTGCTCGCCGACACCACCGTGCACGACCTCGTCCGGGACGCCGGCGGCGACACCGTGCACGTGGCCACGGACCAACCGGGCCGGCTGCGTGACCTCCTGGCCGGGCCGGGCGTCGAGATCGTCGGCCGCACGGGCTCCGAGGAACTCCAGGTGAGCGGCCTCTCGGCCCGCTCCATCGGGCGAAAGGCCGCCGAGCACGGCATCACCCTGTTCGAACTCTCCCCCCGGACCGTCTCCCTCGAGGACGCCTTCATGGACCTGACCCGCGACGCCGTCGAGTACCACGGCGCCACCACCGGCATCGACTCGCTCGGGAGCGCGGCATGAGCACCCTGACGACGCCTGCGGCCCACACCGCCCGGGCTGCCCGCCCGGCCTACCGCGTGACCGGACGCCACGTCCTGCGCTCGGAGTGGACGAAACTCTGGTCACTGCGCTCCACCTGGATCACCCTCGGCCTCGGCCTGGTGTTCCTGGTGGCGTTCGGGCTGATCTCCGCCGCGCGGTACCAGTCCAACATCAGCTCGGGCCAGCGTCTCGACCCGGACTTCGCCAACGCCACCGCACTCAGCCTGTCCCTCTTCGGCACGAACTTCGCGCAACTGGCGTTGGGCGTGCTCGGGGTGCTGGTCACCGCCGGTGAGTACTCCACCGGCATGATCCGCTCGACGCTGACCGGAGTTCCGCGCCGGCTGCCCGTGCTGTGGTCCAAGTCGGCGGTGTTCGGCGCCGTCGCGCTGCTCGTCGGCGTGGCCGGCGCGTTCCTCGCCTTCGTGTTCGGCAGCGCCATCGTGGCTGGGACACCCGCGGCGATGACCCTGTCGCAGGCGGGGGTCCTGCGCAGCCTGCTGGGCGCCGGTCTCTACCTGGGCCTGGTCGGCGTGATCGGCGTCGCGCTCGGGATGCTGCTGCGTTCGGTCGCCGGCGGTATCTCGGTCCTGGTCGGGGCGCTCATGCTGATCCCGGGCCTGGTCTCGCTGCTGCCGGCTTCGTGGCAGGGCAACATCAGCCCGTACCTGCCGAGCAATGCGGGCCAGTCGATGTTCGCACTGACCCACGACGCGACCAGCCTGTCGCCGACCGCCGGTCTGCTGGTCTTCCTGGGCTGGACCGTCCTGCTGCTGGGCGGAGCGGCCTACCGGCTGGCGAGGTCGGACGCTTGAGCAAGGCTCCGCCGGTGCGGCACCCGGGTGCCGCACCGGCGGTTTTCCGCGACGATGGGCAGGTGAGGCACGTGCGCAGCGACGACCAGGTGGGCCACCCGCCTTCGTCGTGGACCGCTCCCCTGCCGGCGCACCCGCTGGTCACCCGGCTGACGCGGCTCGGCCAGCGGGTCCGGCAGGCGGACCGACGTCGCCCGTGGGTGCTGGACCTGGCCGTCGTCGCCGCGCTGTTCGCGATGCTTTGCCTGCCGGATCTGGTTCCGCACCACGAAGACCGCGGCCCGGAGGAACTTCTCGTCACCTTCACGCACTTGCCGCCGGTGGGCACCCTGGCGCTGCAGGCCGGCCTGGTGCTGCCCCTGCTGTGGCGGCGGCGGGCACCGTCGGTGGCGCTGGCCCTGACCGCGGCGGCATTTCTGGTCCAGTGGTCGCTCGGGGTCTTCCTGCGCGCCGACGTCGCGCTGCTCGTGGCGCTCTACAGCGTGACCCTGCACGGGCGCCTGCGGCACCTGCCGTGGGCCTGCGCGGCCGAGGTCGCGCTCCTGATTCCCGTGGCCGCCCGGGTTTCCGGGTTCGTGTCCTTCTGGGAGGCCCTGTTCTTCCTGCTGACGGCGGTCACCGCCGCCGTCGCGCTGGGGCTGGCCGTGCGGATCCGCCGGGCCCAGCTCGCGAGCCTGCGCGACCGCGCGGCCCAGCTGGAGATCGAACGCGACCAGCGCAGCCGGCTGGCGGCCGCCACCGAGCGCGTCCGGGTGGCCCGCGAGATGCACGACATCGTCGGCCACAACCTGTCGGTCATCATCACGCTGGCCGACGGCGGCGCCTACGCGGCCGACGTCGCCCCGGAGCGCAGCAAGGAAGCGCTCCGGCTGGTCGGCGACGCCGGTCGTCAGGCACTGGGCGAGCTGCGGCGCATGCTGGGCGTCCTGCGCGAGAAGGCGGACGTACCCGAGCTGGATCCCCAGCCGGGAATCGCCGACCTCGACGCCCTGTGCGCGCGGATCCGCGCGGCCGGCCCGGAGGTGGTCTACCGGTCCGCCGGCGAACTGGACACGCTCGACCGGGGCGTGCAGCTGATGGCGTACCGCATCGTCCAGGAAGCACTCACCAACACGCTCAACCACGCCGGCCCCCGCACCCGGATCGACGTCCAGGTCGCCGCCGACGGCGTGGAGCTGCGCATCCGCGTCCGGGACAGCGGGCGCGGTGACGGCCCGCCGCAAGCCCTCGACCCGTCGGACAAGGGAAACGGGCTGGCGGGGATGCGGGAGCGTGCCGCCCTGTACGGCGGGACGGTCGACGCGGGCCCCACGCCCGGCGGCGGGTGGGCCGTGCAGGCCGTTCTCGACGTCGCGCCGCTGCCCGGTGCACCTGGCGGGACACCGTGACGACCATCCTCATCGCCGACGACCAGCCGTTGCAGCGCTTCGGTTTCCGGATGCTGCTGGATGCGACGCCGGACACCGAAGTCGTCGGCGAAGCGGCCCACGGCGCGGAAGCCGTACGCCGGACCGCGGAGCTGCGGCCCGACGTCGTCCTCATGGACATCCGCATGCCCGGCATGGACGGCATCGAAGCCACCCGCCGGATCCTCGCCACCGGCGGCCGGTCCCGCGTCCTCGTCATGACCACCTTCGACATGGACGAATACGCCTACGCCGCCCTCCGCGCGGGAGCCAGCGGATTCCTCCTCAAAGACGCCCACCCCGAAGAACTGCTCGCCGGCATCCGGGCCGTCGCCGGCGGCGACGCCGTCATCGCCCCCGCCCTGACCCGCCGGCTGCTCGACACCTACGGCCACCGGCTCCCCGACGCCGGAGCCACGCCGACGCCACCCGCCGATCCTCGCTGGCAGTCCCTGACCGCCCGGGAACAGGACATCCTGGTCGCGATCGGGCAAGGATGCACCAACGGAGAAATCGCCGAGCGCCTCGTGCTGTCCGAATCGACGGTCAAGACCCACGTCGGCCGGGTGCTCGCGAAGGTGGGGGCCCGCGACCGCATCCAGGCGGTCATCCTCGCCTACGACCTCGGCCTGACCCAACCGAACCCGCCCGCCTGAGCTGGTCCCGACGCCACGTCTCGATGGCGAAGTGTCCTCCACCGCTCGGGACTCGGGCCGGCCATCGTCGACCAGGTGCTCACCCAGCACGGCGGCCGCGCCGAGGCCGGCCGGGCCGACACCGGGGCGCGCGGTTCGATCTCCTCCCGCCGGCCGCTTCTTAACGAAACCGCGCGTGATCTTCATCGAACTCTCATGGACGGGCACCACCGTCTGAAGGGTGACTCAACGGTCCGCGCTCTCGCCCAGTCCGCTGGCGACCCTGACGCTGGTGATGGCCGCCGTCGCCCAGGCCATCATCGCCGGGCTGACCCTCGGTTTCGCCGGCAACGTCAGCCCCTGGCACGACCCGGTCAGCGACTACGCCTGGCACCGCGGCGGCCGGTTCCTGTTCGCGGTGGCCGTCGTGCTCCTGCTCGCGGCCGCCGCGGCGCTGGCGGCCGCCGCCCACCTCGCCGCGCTGCCCCGGACGCCCCTCGTGAGCGCCCTGTTCCTGCTCTGGACGGCCGGGCTCGTCGTGGTCCTGCTGTTCCGCAGCAACTTCAGCGCCGCGGACGCGACGGCGTCCGGGGAGATCCACCGCGCCGGCGGGGCCGTGCTGTTCGCCAGTCTCCCGCTGGCCGCGTGGGCGCTGAGCACGCGGCTGCGGACCGACACGCGCTGGCTCGCCGCAGCGGCCACCCTCCGGCGTGGGGCGGTCGCGGGAGTCGTGACGGCGGCGGCGTTCGGCCTGGCGCAGGTCGTCGGCTGGCTCCCGGCCGGCCTGCTCGAACGCGTCGCCCTCCTGGCCGAGTTCCTGATCATCGCCACCATGGCGACCGCCCTGCGGCGGGCCGTCCGATGACCGCCATCGCCATCGCCTGCGCCCTGCTCGCCGCGGTTCTCTTCGCGGCGGCGGCCACCCGGCAGCACGACGAGGTCGCCGGCCTGGCCGTCGACGGCACGCCCCGGCTGCGCACCCTCGCCCGGCTGCTGCGGTCGCGCGGGTGGTGGGCCGGGACGTCGCTGGCCACCGGCGGGAGCCTGCTGCACGTCGTCGCCCTGTCCCTGGCCCCGCTTCCCGTCGTCCAGCCGCTGGGCGTGTTCAGCCTGGTCCTCACGGTCGTCTTCGCCCGCCGCGCCCGCAACCGCCGGGTCCTCGGCGCCGTGGTCCTGGTCCTGCTCGGTGTCGCCGGTTTCGTGACGCTCGCGGCGTCCGCCACCACGGACATGCCGATCGGCTCGGGAACGGCCGAGTCGGTCGCGGTGGCCGGGTTCGCGCTGGCCGCGGTCGTCTGGTTCATCCGGGCGAGCTGTGCCGTGCTGGCCGGGGCGGCGGCCGTCCTCTTCGGACTCGGCTCGGCGGTCGTGCACGCCGCCGTCACCCAGCCGCTCGCGGCCGCCGTCCTGCTGGGCGCGCAGGCCCTGCTCCTGCTGGGTGCCGGTGGGGTGGTCCTGCACCGCGCGTACGCCGCCGGGCACACCGCCGTCGTCGTCGGCACCACGACCGTGCTCGACCCGCTGACCGCCGTCGCCGTGGCCGCCCTGGCCTACGGCGAAGCGCCACACCTCACCACGACCACCGCGGTCCTCGCGGCCGCGGCCGCCTTCGTCGCTCTCGCCGGCGTGCGCGTGCTCGCCGGTGCCCTTCCGCACAACCCGTCCCGAGCCAAGGAGAACTCCGTGCCCGAGCACCCGTCCGGCCTTCGCGTCCTGATCGGCGCCGACACCTTCCCGCCCAACGTCAACGGCGCGTCGTTCTTCGCCGAACGGCTGGCCCGGGGCCTCGCCCAGCGCGGACACGAGGTCCACGTCGCCTGCCCGTCCGCCGACGGTCCGTCGCACACCGAGGAGCGCGACGGCTACACCGTGCACCGGATCCGGTCCCGGGCCATCCCGTTCCACGGCGACTACCGGTTCTGCACCCCGGGCGGCGCCCGCACGGAGGTCGGGCCGCTCCTGGACCGGCTGCGCCCCGACGTCGTCCACGTCCAAGCCCACTTCGGAGTCGGCCGCGCCCTCCTCGAAGCGGCCGCCGAACGCGGGCTCCCCGGCATGGCCACGAACCACTTCATGCCGGACAACCTGCTCGGCTACACACCCTTCCCTCGGAGGGTGAAGGACTCGATCGCCCGCTGGGCCTGGCGAGACCTACTCCGCGTCTACCGCGACGCGCGCATCGTCACCACGCCCACCCCGCGGGCCGCCGAAGTCCTCGCCGGGATCGGGCTCGACCGGCCGGTCCAGGTCGTCTCCTGCGGCATCGATCTCGCCCACTACGCCGCGCCCGCGCGGCCGGCCGGGGAACCGATGTCGGTCTTGTTCGTCGGCCGCCTGGACGCGGAGAAGAACATCGACCAGCTGCTGCGCGCCCTCGCCCCGCTGCCGCACGTCCGCGCGGACCTCGTCGGCGACGGCACCCGCCGTCACGACCTCGAGACGCTCGCCACCGAACTGGGTATCACCGATCGCGTGACCTTCCACGGCTTCGTTCCCGACGCCGAGCTCGTCCACCGGTACGCCGAGGCCGACGTGTTCTGCATGCCCGGCACGGCCGAGCTGCAGAGCCTCGCCACGATGGAGGCGATGGCCGCCGGCCTGCCCGTGATCGCCGCCGACGCGCTCGCCCTCCCGCACCTCGTGCACCACGGCACCAACGGCTACCTGTTCGAGCCGGGCGCGATCACCAGCATTTCCCGGTGGATTGCCGAGCTGGCCGCGGATCCCGACACTCGTGCCAGGATGGGCGCGAAGTCCCGGGCCATCGTCGCCCGCCACGACATCGACGAAGCGCTGGGCACTTTCGAAGCCCAGTACCGGATCCTGCTCGGCCTGCCCGCGCCGACCATGATCGCCCAAACCGCGTAGCCCGGCAGGGACGGGCAGGCGCTCGATCAACCTCGGTTGGCCGGGCGCTTGTCCGTTCCACCGGAAGAAGTACCCGAGCACCGCGGCGATCGCGCCGAGCTGGGCCAGTGACAGCGCCATCTGTTCGCGCGCCGCCGGCGTGTCCCGGCCGGGCGTACCATCCGAGCATCGCCGACGAGTCGGTCGCGGAGTCCGACAGCGGCACTGCCGGAGCAGGAAGCGGGAATCGACGGAACAACCGTGAAAGGTGACGTCGTGGACGTGCAGTTCATCACCAGCGTTGCCGTCATCACCGCTGACCCGAACGTCAGCCGCAGGTTGTACGTCGACGCGCTTGGCTTGGCGCTGACCGCAGAAGGTGACGGCTACCTGCACAGCGAAAACATCGAAGGGTGCAAGTCCTTCGGGATCTGGCCCCTGACTCAGGCCGCGCAGGCGTGCTTCGGCACGCCTACCTGGCCAGTGGAGCGGCCGGTGCCACAAACGAGCATAGAGTTCGAGGTCGCCGACGCCGAGACCGTCCAGGTTGCAGCGGACGAGTTGAGGGAGAAGGGCTACACGCTGCTTCACGACGCACGTACCGAGCCGTGGGGACAGACCGTCGCTCGACTGCAGTCCAGCGAGGGTGCCATCATCGGCATCTCTTACGTGCCCTCGATGCATTAGCAACGAGAAAGAACGTTCCTGAGACCGAATCCGCTGCCGGCACGATAGTCGAGCGCTTCTTTGCCCCACCCGTGGGGCGAATGCGCCGCTGCACGGGCCGGAGAAAGTGTCGCAGCGCGGTCGTCTCCGCGGTGAACCGCCCTCGCGCCGGCGAGGCTCAGGCCGCGTGGCCGACCGGGCCACCGTCCCCGAGTCACCGGCCGGCCGGACACGCCCTTGACGCCACGTCCACGCCCATCGGAGGTCGCGGGGGTCCGACGGCGATGGGGCCTTCCCAGCGGGAAGACCCCATCGCTGCTTCGGCCCTAGGACCCCGCGAGGTGGGCGCGCAGCGGGGTGGACCACTTCTGCTGCGGCCCGCCGTTGACACTCCAGATCTGCAGGGCGTTGCCGTTGGCGGTGCTGCCGAACTGGTCGTCGAGGACGTTCCCCGCACCGACGTTGACCAGGTACCCGTTCGGCTGGACGTCCCACTGCTGGGTCGACGAACCCGAGCACGGGTTCTTGATCACTCCGCTGCCCGGGGCGGTGGCGCCCGTGTCCAGGCATTTGCCCTGCGCCTGGAACGTGCCGTCCCCATTGGTGTTGAAGAACTGCGGAGCCGTCTGGTCGCAGTCCCAGAGGTGCACCGTCGCGTTGTCCGCCACGTCGCTGTCGACGCACTTGCCGCCGATCCCGACGAGCTGGCCACGCACCTGCGTCTGGGCGGCCAGGTGCCACTGCTGCATCGCGCCGCCGGAGCAGGTGTCGACCACCACGCCGGCGTGGAGGTCACCGGAAAGCGCGGCGAGGCAGAGGCCGGACACCGGGTTCACGAGCGCACCACCCGGCTGGGCCACCCACTGCTGGGTCGAAGCGCCGGAGCACGGCAGCTGCGGTACACCGATTCCCGGCGCGTCGACGCCGGTCTGCGGGTTGCCGCCGCTGTCGAGGCACTTCCCGTCGACGCGCAGGGTGCCGTCCCCGACGGACACCCACTGCTGCGCCGGCGAACGGTTGCAGTCGTACAGGAACACCGAATCCTGCGTCGGGTCGTTGCCCGGCACGTCGAGGCAGCGCCCGCCCGGGCCGGTCACCTCCCCCACCAGACCGCGCTGAGCCGGCAGCTGCCAGCCCTGCGTCGACCCGCTGCCGGCGGTGCAGTCCTGCAGCGAGAGGCTCGCCCGCGCGGACGGGCCCGACGCGGTCAAGCACCGCCCCGACGCCGCACCGATGAGCGAGCCGTCGTCGCGGGCCACCCACTGCTGGGCCAGCGAGCCGTCGCAGGGCCGCAGTCCGACCGGGGTACCGCCGTCGGTGCCACCGCCGGCGTCGACGCACCGGCCGGCCGGCCTGCTCGAGTCCATAGTGGACACCGGCGGAGCGGGTGGCCGGGGTGGCGGAGTCCCACATCTGCCCGGCGGGCAGCACGCCGAAGATCTGGTCCCCGGCGACGAGCTCGACGTCCCCGGCGGCGTTGAGCCGCGGCCGCAGGCCGGTGAGGGCGAGCGTGTAGGTGTACGACGCGGGTGCGTCGCGACCGGCCAGCACGAGCTGCTCGGTCAGCCCGGCCGGGGTCGCGGCGAGGCGGACGTCGACGCCGGGCAGGGTCCTCGCGTAGGTCACCTGGGTGCCCTCGGCCTCGCCCGCCACCGGCGCGGCGCCGTCGAGGCCGTACGCGAGGGCGTGGGTCGCGTCGAAGGCGAGCCGGGCGAGGGCCGGATCGTTCGCCGTGGTCGCGAAGTCGACGTCGGCACCGGGCGTCTTCGGGCGGAGTCTGCCCTGCTGGGGCGAGAGGGTCACGTCGATCGGCTGCCAGCTGCCGTCGCGCCGGTGGGCGAAGCGCTGATCGGGGAAGACCCGCAGCGTGCGGCTGCCGTCCGGGTTCTGGAAGGTCTGGGTGGTGGCGGTGCGGTCCTGCGGGCGCTCGGTGGCCTTCGGATCGATCGCCGGTCCGGTGAACTGCTGGCGCACGACGGGCTTCTCGTGCTGCGGCCCGGTGGTGCGCACTTGCACGGGCAGCACCGCCGTGGCATCCGGGACCGCGCCCGGCGGGCGAGGCTGGTCGCGGTTGCCCGCCGCGAGCTTCGCGTGGGAATCACCGTTCGCCGCGACGTCCGAGGCGGATCCGGACTGCTGGACCGGCGCGTCCGCCGACGCGCCGGCCGGCAGTCCCGCGCGCTGCGGTGCCGGCACCGGCGTCGTCACGACGGCGACGACGGCCAGGACCAGGAAA of the Amycolatopsis sp. NBC_01488 genome contains:
- a CDS encoding ABC transporter ATP-binding protein is translated as MIEAHQLTKRYGEKTAVDRVDFTVRPGTVTGFLGPNGAGKSTTMRMIVGLDAPTSGSVLVNGRRYAEHRAPLQEVGVLLEAKSVHPGRSAFDHLLAQAQTHGIPRRRVHEVIELAGLQSVAKKRAGNFSLGMGQRLGIAAALLGDPATVILDEPVNGLDPEGVLWIRTLLTDLAADGRTVFVSSHLMSEMALVAEHLIVVGRGRLLADTTVHDLVRDAGGDTVHVATDQPGRLRDLLAGPGVEIVGRTGSEELQVSGLSARSIGRKAAEHGITLFELSPRTVSLEDAFMDLTRDAVEYHGATTGIDSLGSAA
- a CDS encoding ABC transporter permease, which codes for MSTLTTPAAHTARAARPAYRVTGRHVLRSEWTKLWSLRSTWITLGLGLVFLVAFGLISAARYQSNISSGQRLDPDFANATALSLSLFGTNFAQLALGVLGVLVTAGEYSTGMIRSTLTGVPRRLPVLWSKSAVFGAVALLVGVAGAFLAFVFGSAIVAGTPAAMTLSQAGVLRSLLGAGLYLGLVGVIGVALGMLLRSVAGGISVLVGALMLIPGLVSLLPASWQGNISPYLPSNAGQSMFALTHDATSLSPTAGLLVFLGWTVLLLGGAAYRLARSDA
- a CDS encoding sensor histidine kinase; protein product: MRSDDQVGHPPSSWTAPLPAHPLVTRLTRLGQRVRQADRRRPWVLDLAVVAALFAMLCLPDLVPHHEDRGPEELLVTFTHLPPVGTLALQAGLVLPLLWRRRAPSVALALTAAAFLVQWSLGVFLRADVALLVALYSVTLHGRLRHLPWACAAEVALLIPVAARVSGFVSFWEALFFLLTAVTAAVALGLAVRIRRAQLASLRDRAAQLEIERDQRSRLAAATERVRVAREMHDIVGHNLSVIITLADGGAYAADVAPERSKEALRLVGDAGRQALGELRRMLGVLREKADVPELDPQPGIADLDALCARIRAAGPEVVYRSAGELDTLDRGVQLMAYRIVQEALTNTLNHAGPRTRIDVQVAADGVELRIRVRDSGRGDGPPQALDPSDKGNGLAGMRERAALYGGTVDAGPTPGGGWAVQAVLDVAPLPGAPGGTP
- a CDS encoding response regulator transcription factor — protein: MTTILIADDQPLQRFGFRMLLDATPDTEVVGEAAHGAEAVRRTAELRPDVVLMDIRMPGMDGIEATRRILATGGRSRVLVMTTFDMDEYAYAALRAGASGFLLKDAHPEELLAGIRAVAGGDAVIAPALTRRLLDTYGHRLPDAGATPTPPADPRWQSLTAREQDILVAIGQGCTNGEIAERLVLSESTVKTHVGRVLAKVGARDRIQAVILAYDLGLTQPNPPA
- a CDS encoding DUF998 domain-containing protein; the encoded protein is MTQRSALSPSPLATLTLVMAAVAQAIIAGLTLGFAGNVSPWHDPVSDYAWHRGGRFLFAVAVVLLLAAAAALAAAAHLAALPRTPLVSALFLLWTAGLVVVLLFRSNFSAADATASGEIHRAGGAVLFASLPLAAWALSTRLRTDTRWLAAAATLRRGAVAGVVTAAAFGLAQVVGWLPAGLLERVALLAEFLIIATMATALRRAVR
- a CDS encoding glycosyltransferase family 4 protein, translated to MTAIAIACALLAAVLFAAAATRQHDEVAGLAVDGTPRLRTLARLLRSRGWWAGTSLATGGSLLHVVALSLAPLPVVQPLGVFSLVLTVVFARRARNRRVLGAVVLVLLGVAGFVTLAASATTDMPIGSGTAESVAVAGFALAAVVWFIRASCAVLAGAAAVLFGLGSAVVHAAVTQPLAAAVLLGAQALLLLGAGGVVLHRAYAAGHTAVVVGTTTVLDPLTAVAVAALAYGEAPHLTTTTAVLAAAAAFVALAGVRVLAGALPHNPSRAKENSVPEHPSGLRVLIGADTFPPNVNGASFFAERLARGLAQRGHEVHVACPSADGPSHTEERDGYTVHRIRSRAIPFHGDYRFCTPGGARTEVGPLLDRLRPDVVHVQAHFGVGRALLEAAAERGLPGMATNHFMPDNLLGYTPFPRRVKDSIARWAWRDLLRVYRDARIVTTPTPRAAEVLAGIGLDRPVQVVSCGIDLAHYAAPARPAGEPMSVLFVGRLDAEKNIDQLLRALAPLPHVRADLVGDGTRRHDLETLATELGITDRVTFHGFVPDAELVHRYAEADVFCMPGTAELQSLATMEAMAAGLPVIAADALALPHLVHHGTNGYLFEPGAITSISRWIAELAADPDTRARMGAKSRAIVARHDIDEALGTFEAQYRILLGLPAPTMIAQTA
- a CDS encoding VOC family protein, with product MDVQFITSVAVITADPNVSRRLYVDALGLALTAEGDGYLHSENIEGCKSFGIWPLTQAAQACFGTPTWPVERPVPQTSIEFEVADAETVQVAADELREKGYTLLHDARTEPWGQTVARLQSSEGAIIGISYVPSMH
- a CDS encoding RICIN domain-containing protein: MDSSRPAGRCVDAGGGTDGGTPVGLRPCDGSLAQQWVARDDGSLIGAASGRCLTASGPSARASLSLQDCTAGSGSTQGWQLPAQRGLVGEVTGPGGRCLDVPGNDPTQDSVFLYDCNRSPAQQWVSVGDGTLRVDGKCLDSGGNPQTGVDAPGIGVPQLPCSGASTQQWVAQPGGALVNPVSGLCLAALSGDLHAGVVVDTCSGGAMQQWHLAAQTQVRGQLVGIGGKCVDSDVADNATVHLWDCDQTAPQFFNTNGDGTFQAQGKCLDTGATAPGSGVIKNPCSGSSTQQWDVQPNGYLVNVGAGNVLDDQFGSTANGNALQIWSVNGGPQQKWSTPLRAHLAGS